A genomic window from Gammaproteobacteria bacterium includes:
- the glnA gene encoding glutamate--ammonia ligase, with translation MSAQAVLKMIADNEAKFVDFRFTDTHGKEQHVTVPSHTVDEDVFTEGKMFDGSSIEGWKGINESDMILMPDTSTAVMDLFSDEAMLIVTCDIVEPATGQGYERDPRSVANRAEAYLKSTGIADAAYFGPEPEFFIFDDVRWGADMSGCFVKIDSEEASWNSEKVYPDGNIGHRPGVKGGYFPVPPVDSLHDIRAAMCLAMEEMGVPVEVHHHEVATAGQCEIGTKFSTLTQRADWVQIQKYCTHNVAHAYGKTVTFMPKPIVGDNGSGMHVHMSLFKGGNNLFSGDGYGGLSETALFFIGGIIKHARALNAFTNPSTNSYKRLVPGFEAPVMLAYSARNRSASIRIPFISNPKGRRIEVRFPDPTANPYLAFAAMMMAGLDGIQNKIHPGEAMDKDLYDLPAEEALAIPTVCHALDQALDMLNEDRAFLTAGGVFTDDMIDAYIKLKMADVTRIRMTTHPVEFDMYYSC, from the coding sequence ATGTCCGCACAAGCCGTTCTTAAGATGATCGCAGATAACGAGGCGAAGTTCGTTGACTTCCGCTTCACCGATACCCACGGCAAGGAGCAGCATGTCACCGTTCCTTCTCATACAGTGGATGAAGATGTCTTCACCGAAGGCAAAATGTTCGATGGTTCCTCCATCGAGGGCTGGAAGGGCATCAACGAATCCGACATGATTCTCATGCCTGACACCTCTACCGCCGTAATGGATCTGTTCTCTGACGAAGCCATGCTGATCGTCACCTGCGACATCGTCGAGCCGGCGACCGGTCAAGGCTACGAGCGCGATCCTCGCTCCGTTGCCAACCGCGCCGAGGCCTACCTGAAGAGCACCGGGATCGCCGACGCCGCCTACTTCGGTCCTGAGCCCGAATTCTTCATTTTCGACGACGTCCGCTGGGGCGCCGACATGAGCGGCTGCTTTGTAAAGATCGACTCCGAAGAAGCTTCCTGGAACTCCGAAAAAGTCTACCCAGACGGCAACATCGGACACCGTCCGGGTGTCAAGGGCGGTTATTTCCCCGTACCACCGGTTGATAGCCTGCACGATATCCGTGCCGCCATGTGTCTGGCCATGGAAGAAATGGGTGTTCCCGTTGAAGTCCATCACCATGAAGTGGCGACGGCCGGCCAGTGCGAAATCGGCACCAAATTCAGCACCCTGACCCAACGTGCCGACTGGGTGCAGATCCAGAAATATTGCACCCACAACGTGGCCCACGCCTACGGCAAAACCGTTACCTTCATGCCTAAGCCCATCGTCGGCGACAACGGTTCCGGTATGCACGTGCACATGTCCCTGTTCAAGGGCGGCAACAATCTGTTTAGCGGTGACGGCTACGGTGGCCTGAGCGAAACTGCCTTGTTCTTCATCGGCGGCATCATCAAGCATGCCCGTGCGCTGAACGCCTTCACCAACCCTTCAACCAATTCTTACAAGCGTCTGGTGCCTGGCTTCGAAGCCCCGGTGATGCTGGCCTACTCCGCCCGCAACCGCTCTGCCTCGATTCGTATTCCCTTCATCAGCAATCCTAAGGGTCGCCGCATCGAGGTCCGTTTCCCGGACCCGACCGCCAATCCCTACCTGGCCTTTGCTGCCATGATGATGGCCGGCCTGGACGGCATCCAGAACAAGATCCATCCCGGCGAAGCCATGGACAAGGATCTGTACGACCTGCCCGCAGAAGAAGCCTTGGCCATTCCGACCGTGTGCCATGCCCTCGACCAGGCTCTGGATATGCTGAACGAAGACCGCGCCTTCCTCACCGCGGGTGGCGTGTTCACCGACGACATGATCGATGCCTACATCAAGCTGAAGATGGCCGATGTCACACGCATCCGCATGACCACTCATCCGGTCGAGTTCGATATGTATTACTCCTGCTAA
- a CDS encoding cation diffusion facilitator family transporter, with product MAHHHPHPPRTPAPGELNGARYQETRKVTLIGSAIDFILGVAKIVVGYIGNSQALIADGIHSFSDLLTDGLVLLAVKHGSREADEKHPYGHGRIETLATVILGGALIAVAIGIGYDATLRLLNPDLLPHPGWLALSVACISVIAKEGIYHYTLRTAEKFNSNLLRANAWHSRSDAISSVIVVVGVLGSMGGLYYLDAVAAIGVGLMVAKIGMDLAWHSVQELIDTAMEPEQIQQIESAIRSVDGVQALHMLRTRRVGSDGMVDVHILVNPRISVSEGHRISDTVRAQIIRSVADVTDVTVHIDPEDDEKAAPSSGLPLRHEVLALLQQRWQGLAAAQHLEDTMLHYLDGKIHVEVLLPIADVRDAAEAQSITEELNRLAQQEECIADVQVHFH from the coding sequence ATGGCACACCATCACCCCCACCCACCCCGCACGCCCGCCCCCGGCGAACTGAATGGTGCGCGTTACCAGGAGACCCGCAAGGTCACCCTGATCGGCTCGGCCATCGACTTCATCCTCGGCGTTGCCAAGATCGTGGTGGGTTATATCGGCAATTCGCAGGCCCTGATCGCCGACGGCATCCACTCATTTTCCGATCTGCTCACCGATGGCCTGGTGCTGCTGGCGGTCAAGCACGGCAGCCGGGAGGCGGACGAAAAACACCCCTACGGCCACGGCCGCATCGAGACCCTCGCCACGGTGATCCTGGGCGGCGCGCTGATCGCCGTGGCCATCGGCATTGGCTACGATGCCACGCTGCGACTGCTGAACCCCGACCTGTTGCCGCACCCCGGCTGGCTGGCCCTGAGCGTGGCCTGTATTTCAGTGATCGCCAAGGAGGGTATCTACCACTACACCCTGCGCACCGCCGAAAAATTCAATTCCAACCTGCTGCGCGCCAACGCCTGGCATAGCCGCTCCGATGCCATTTCCTCGGTGATCGTGGTGGTCGGCGTACTGGGCAGCATGGGTGGCCTGTATTATCTCGACGCCGTGGCCGCCATCGGCGTTGGCCTGATGGTGGCGAAGATTGGCATGGACCTGGCCTGGCACAGCGTGCAGGAACTGATCGACACCGCCATGGAACCCGAGCAGATCCAGCAGATCGAGAGCGCCATCCGTTCGGTGGACGGCGTGCAGGCCCTGCACATGCTGCGCACCCGCCGGGTGGGGAGTGACGGCATGGTGGACGTGCATATCCTGGTCAATCCGCGGATCAGCGTGTCCGAAGGCCACCGCATTAGCGACACCGTGCGCGCCCAGATCATCCGCAGCGTGGCCGACGTCACCGACGTAACGGTGCACATCGACCCCGAGGACGATGAAAAGGCGGCGCCAAGCAGCGGCCTGCCACTGCGGCACGAGGTCCTGGCCCTGCTACAACAACGCTGGCAGGGGCTGGCTGCCGCCCAACATCTTGAAGATACTATGCTTCACTATCTAGACGGCAAAATTCATGTCGAGGTACTATTGCCGATTGCTGATGTAAGGGACGCGGCCGAGGCGCAATCCATCACCGAGGAACTCAACCGTCTCGCCCAGCAAGAAGAATGTATCGCTGACGTCCAGGTGCACTTCCACTAA
- a CDS encoding sulfurtransferase TusA family protein, whose translation MSHHTLDARNLLCPMPVIRTQNLVLTLSPGDTVDVSCTDPGALCDIPAWCRINGHEIVEARVLDPATNEILITVRVGKR comes from the coding sequence GTGAGTCACCATACACTCGATGCACGCAATCTGCTGTGCCCCATGCCGGTGATCCGCACCCAGAACCTGGTACTCACCCTGTCCCCCGGCGATACCGTGGATGTCAGCTGCACCGACCCCGGTGCACTCTGCGACATCCCGGCCTGGTGTCGGATCAACGGCCATGAAATCGTGGAGGCCCGCGTGCTGGACCCGGCCACCAATGAGATCCTGATCACCGTGCGCGTCGGTAAGCGCTGA
- a CDS encoding tRNA (5-methylaminomethyl-2-thiouridylate)-methyltransferase: protein MTKQRKAISLISGGLDSMLATRVMLDQGIHVEGINFFTGFCVEGHTHAIRKKDSTRPKRNNSLWVAETLGIKLHIIDVIEEYKDVVINPAHGYGANLNPCLDCKCFMVKKAYQWIQENDFDFIITGEVVGQRPMSQRRDTMPVIQRESGAEDRLLRPLCARILPETLPEREGWVDREKLYGFNGRGRKPQIALAHEMGIEDFAQPAGGCCFLTDVAYSSKLADLWESRGERRYEIDDIMLLKVGRHLRPRPNFKLIISREEGENRFMEGYRKQFTHLVPLSHPGPLVLLDGSASPDDLHIAARLAARFSQGKHAAAVRMAVHIKDGDMHELDVPPYRNDEIPVEWYL from the coding sequence ATGACCAAGCAACGCAAAGCCATTTCCCTGATCTCCGGTGGCCTCGATTCCATGTTGGCCACCAGGGTTATGCTCGACCAGGGCATCCATGTGGAGGGGATCAATTTTTTCACCGGTTTCTGCGTGGAGGGTCACACCCACGCCATTCGCAAGAAGGACAGCACCCGGCCGAAGCGCAACAATTCACTGTGGGTGGCGGAAACGCTGGGCATCAAACTACACATCATTGATGTCATCGAAGAGTACAAGGATGTGGTGATCAATCCCGCCCACGGCTACGGCGCCAATCTGAATCCCTGCCTGGACTGCAAGTGTTTCATGGTGAAAAAGGCCTATCAGTGGATTCAGGAAAACGACTTCGACTTTATCATCACCGGCGAGGTGGTCGGCCAGCGGCCGATGTCGCAACGCCGCGATACCATGCCGGTGATCCAGCGCGAGTCCGGTGCAGAAGATCGGCTGCTACGCCCGCTATGCGCCAGGATCCTGCCCGAGACCCTGCCAGAGCGTGAGGGCTGGGTGGATCGCGAAAAGCTGTACGGTTTCAACGGCCGCGGCCGCAAGCCCCAGATCGCGCTGGCCCATGAAATGGGCATCGAAGACTTTGCCCAGCCCGCCGGCGGCTGTTGCTTCCTCACCGATGTCGCCTATTCCAGCAAACTGGCCGATCTGTGGGAGAGCCGTGGCGAACGGCGCTATGAGATCGACGACATCATGCTGCTCAAGGTCGGCCGACATCTGCGCCCGCGGCCTAACTTCAAGCTGATCATCAGTCGCGAAGAGGGTGAAAACCGCTTTATGGAAGGCTATCGCAAACAATTCACCCACCTGGTTCCGCTCAGCCACCCGGGGCCGCTGGTGCTGCTGGATGGCAGCGCCAGTCCGGACGACCTGCACATCGCCGCGCGGCTCGCCGCCCGTTTCAGCCAGGGCAAACACGCCGCTGCGGTGCGCATGGCGGTACATATAAAAGACGGAGACATGCACGAACTGGACGTCCCACCCTATCGCAACGATGAGATCCCCGTGGAGTGGTACCTGTGA
- the plsY gene encoding glycerol-3-phosphate 1-O-acyltransferase PlsY — translation MLDYLLIFAAYLAGSLSAAIISCRLMGLPDPRTQGSRNPGATNVLRVGGKKAAAITLAGDALKGVVPVLVAQLLSAPPLILALVALAAFLGHLYPVFFGFRGGKGVATAGGVLIALAWPVGLAVLASWLVMAKLFNISSLSAIVAATLAPLYMWLLAPQPEFIAVSALISVMLLWRHRSNIRNLLAGTEGTIR, via the coding sequence ATGCTCGACTACCTCCTGATCTTCGCCGCCTACCTCGCCGGCTCCCTCTCCGCCGCCATCATCAGCTGCCGGCTGATGGGCCTGCCCGATCCGCGCACCCAGGGCTCGCGCAACCCCGGCGCCACCAACGTATTACGCGTGGGCGGCAAGAAGGCCGCGGCTATCACCCTGGCGGGGGACGCCCTCAAGGGCGTGGTCCCGGTGCTGGTCGCGCAACTGCTGTCCGCTCCGCCACTGATCCTGGCGCTGGTCGCGCTGGCCGCCTTCCTCGGCCACCTGTATCCCGTCTTTTTTGGTTTTCGCGGCGGCAAGGGCGTCGCCACCGCCGGCGGTGTGTTGATCGCCCTGGCCTGGCCGGTCGGTCTGGCGGTGCTGGCTAGCTGGCTGGTGATGGCCAAACTATTCAACATTTCATCGCTGTCGGCGATCGTCGCCGCTACGCTCGCGCCCCTGTATATGTGGCTGCTTGCACCACAGCCCGAGTTCATCGCCGTCTCAGCGCTGATCAGTGTCATGCTGTTGTGGCGACACCGTTCCAATATCCGCAACCTGCTGGCCGGGACCGAGGGTACGATTCGCTAG
- the folB gene encoding dihydroneopterin aldolase: MDIIFLHDLTIETIIGIYDWERKEKQSIILDLDMSADIPAAARTDAIEDTLNYKAVAKRLIEFVGDGQFQLVETLAERVAEIVIKEFGVGWVRVRVNKKGAVRYAGDVGVIIERAAGSGERR; this comes from the coding sequence ATGGATATCATTTTTCTGCACGACCTCACCATCGAAACCATCATCGGCATCTACGACTGGGAGCGCAAGGAAAAGCAGTCAATCATTCTCGATCTGGATATGAGTGCGGACATTCCTGCCGCCGCGCGCACCGATGCCATCGAAGACACCCTTAACTACAAGGCCGTGGCCAAGCGGCTGATCGAGTTTGTAGGGGATGGCCAGTTTCAGTTAGTCGAGACCCTGGCCGAGCGCGTGGCGGAGATCGTAATCAAGGAATTCGGTGTCGGCTGGGTGCGGGTGCGGGTGAATAAAAAGGGCGCGGTGCGTTATGCCGGAGATGTGGGGGTGATTATCGAACGGGCAGCCGGGTCTGGCGAGCGGCGTTAA
- the folK gene encoding 2-amino-4-hydroxy-6-hydroxymethyldihydropteridine diphosphokinase produces the protein MPRVFVGIGSNIDRERSVRAGVAELQQAYGDVQLSSVYESEAVGFDGDAFYNLVAAFDTDDSVDQVVATLAAIEDRQGRLRSGERFAARTLDLDLLLYGDAVIATENYHLPRDEIPRYAFVLWPLAELAPTLRHPESGEDFASMWARFDKRNQPLRPIVFKW, from the coding sequence ATGCCCAGGGTGTTTGTCGGCATCGGCAGTAATATCGATCGCGAGCGCAGCGTGCGGGCCGGGGTGGCCGAGTTGCAGCAGGCCTATGGCGATGTACAGCTGTCGTCCGTGTACGAAAGCGAGGCGGTGGGTTTCGACGGCGACGCCTTTTATAACCTGGTCGCGGCGTTTGATACCGACGACAGCGTCGACCAGGTGGTCGCCACCCTGGCGGCCATCGAGGATCGGCAGGGGCGCCTGCGTAGCGGCGAGCGCTTTGCGGCGCGGACCCTGGATCTGGACCTGCTGCTGTATGGCGACGCGGTCATCGCCACCGAAAACTATCACCTGCCGCGTGACGAGATTCCCCGTTATGCCTTTGTGTTGTGGCCGCTGGCCGAGCTGGCGCCGACCCTGCGCCATCCCGAGAGTGGCGAGGATTTCGCCAGCATGTGGGCGCGATTCGACAAAAGAAATCAGCCGCTGCGGCCGATAGTTTTCAAATGGTAG
- a CDS encoding diguanylate cyclase, translating to MTDSTNHSPDTNSFSEITGSARPLILIVDDSPTIRLSLSRALQDEFRSVEAVDGEEAWEFLSSDERIEVVITDLSMPKLDGLGLVKRMRESVVSRIRNVPVIMVTGGDDTDVREKAFQAGVNDFVTKTSDRVELLARLRAHRKLAVTIRELEESQRSLREQANTDMLTRLANRRFFTHVADKELSLMRRQKEYFAVLMMDIDHFKHTNDTFGHAAGDYVLVQVAQALSKAVRAEDTVARIGGEEFVVSSPYTNRLAAIVLAERLRKAVESLDLQFEGNHIPVTISIGIALQPQDGDALDTLLAAADERLYLAKNAGRNRFCAADKQHSEPAVGVDMLCPQLDEAVSMIRHGNLQRLIPHLPTLLERLIPLFELVNEESPVEIDVDQVRAAIIALKAKGVSD from the coding sequence ATGACCGACAGCACTAACCACAGCCCCGATACCAACAGCTTTAGCGAAATCACCGGCAGCGCCAGGCCGTTGATCCTCATTGTCGACGATTCCCCCACCATTCGCCTGTCCCTGAGCCGTGCGTTGCAGGATGAATTCAGGTCCGTCGAGGCGGTGGATGGCGAGGAGGCCTGGGAATTTCTCAGCAGCGATGAGCGCATCGAGGTGGTGATCACCGATCTGTCGATGCCAAAACTGGATGGTCTGGGGCTGGTCAAGCGCATGCGGGAGAGCGTGGTGTCGCGGATCCGCAACGTGCCGGTGATCATGGTCACCGGAGGTGACGATACCGACGTGCGGGAAAAGGCCTTCCAGGCGGGGGTCAATGATTTCGTCACCAAGACCAGCGATCGCGTCGAGCTGCTGGCCCGCCTGCGCGCCCACCGAAAGCTGGCGGTAACGATTCGCGAACTGGAAGAGAGTCAGCGCTCACTGCGCGAGCAGGCCAACACCGACATGCTGACCCGGCTGGCCAACCGGCGCTTTTTTACCCATGTCGCCGACAAGGAACTGTCGCTGATGCGCCGGCAAAAGGAATATTTTGCGGTGCTGATGATGGACATCGACCACTTCAAGCACACCAACGATACCTTCGGTCACGCCGCTGGCGATTACGTACTGGTGCAGGTGGCCCAGGCCCTGAGCAAGGCCGTGCGCGCCGAGGATACCGTGGCGCGCATCGGTGGCGAGGAGTTTGTGGTCAGTTCGCCCTACACCAACCGGCTGGCGGCCATTGTGCTCGCCGAGCGCCTGCGCAAGGCGGTGGAATCGCTGGATCTGCAGTTCGAGGGCAACCACATCCCGGTCACCATCAGCATCGGCATTGCCCTGCAGCCGCAGGATGGCGATGCCCTGGATACCCTGCTGGCGGCCGCCGACGAGCGCCTGTACCTGGCGAAAAATGCCGGCCGCAATCGATTCTGTGCGGCCGACAAACAGCACAGCGAGCCGGCTGTGGGGGTGGATATGCTCTGCCCGCAACTGGACGAGGCCGTCTCCATGATCCGTCACGGCAACCTGCAGCGGCTGATACCGCACCTGCCGACCCTGCTGGAGAGGCTGATCCCCCTGTTTGAGCTGGTGAACGAGGAGTCGCCGGTGGAGATCGATGTGGATCAGGTGCGCGCGGCGATCATCGCGCTGAAGGCCAAGGGTGTGTCGGATTGA
- a CDS encoding PAS domain S-box protein, whose translation MQPAKCPYYLANTACHGTEGARNQETYLRTVLEHVLDGIISINAYGIIEIFNPAAERMTGYTRAEVLGRSINMLMPAHLAEEHDGNMQQFKQSRTSRIMGTIREVPVMRKDGTVFPAELAVTYMEQKEQPVFIGSLRDVSERKRVEDELKKHHDNLEKLVRDRTVELEVSKEQSQQANHAKSAFLASMSHELRTPLNAILGYSEILKEDMEAEGYLGAVEDLDKIANAGKHLLALINDILDISKIEAGKFELVEADVEVGTLIASVAATTLPLVEKNNNRLEIHCPVDIGDIKADAMRLRQTLLNLLGNSAKFTQQGRVRLEVERLDDHICFCVFDTGIGMTREQMGRLFETFSQADASITHQYGGTGLGLAISRRLSRLMGGDIDVESEFGKGSCFTLTLPVAR comes from the coding sequence ATGCAACCCGCTAAATGTCCTTACTACTTGGCCAACACCGCATGTCACGGCACAGAGGGCGCACGTAACCAAGAGACGTACCTGCGCACCGTACTCGAACACGTTCTGGATGGGATTATCTCCATCAATGCCTACGGTATTATCGAAATCTTCAATCCCGCCGCCGAGCGCATGACCGGCTATACTCGTGCCGAAGTTCTGGGACGCAGTATCAATATGCTTATGCCCGCGCACCTCGCCGAGGAGCACGATGGCAACATGCAACAGTTTAAACAAAGCCGCACATCGCGAATTATGGGCACCATCCGTGAAGTCCCGGTGATGCGCAAGGACGGCACGGTCTTTCCCGCCGAACTTGCCGTCACCTACATGGAACAGAAGGAACAGCCTGTGTTCATCGGGAGCCTACGCGACGTGAGCGAACGCAAACGCGTGGAAGATGAACTCAAAAAACACCACGACAATCTTGAAAAACTCGTGCGGGATCGCACAGTAGAACTCGAAGTATCAAAAGAACAATCGCAACAGGCCAATCACGCCAAGAGCGCGTTTCTCGCCAGCATGAGCCACGAGTTGCGCACGCCGCTCAATGCCATCTTGGGCTACAGCGAAATACTCAAGGAAGACATGGAGGCCGAGGGTTATCTGGGCGCCGTGGAAGACCTGGATAAAATCGCCAACGCGGGCAAACATCTGTTGGCGCTGATCAACGACATTCTTGACATCTCCAAAATCGAGGCGGGTAAGTTCGAACTCGTCGAAGCTGATGTCGAAGTTGGCACGCTCATCGCCAGCGTCGCCGCAACGACCCTCCCGTTGGTGGAAAAAAACAATAATCGTCTGGAAATCCACTGTCCCGTCGACATTGGAGATATCAAGGCCGATGCCATGCGCCTGCGACAGACACTGCTCAATCTGCTCGGCAACAGCGCCAAATTCACGCAACAGGGCAGAGTCCGTCTTGAGGTCGAGCGCCTCGATGATCACATCTGTTTTTGCGTTTTCGATACCGGCATCGGCATGACCCGAGAACAGATGGGCCGCCTGTTCGAAACCTTCTCCCAAGCCGACGCGTCAATTACCCATCAATACGGCGGAACGGGACTTGGTCTAGCCATCAGCCGGCGCCTTTCGCGACTGATGGGGGGCGATATCGATGTGGAGAGCGAGTTCGGTAAAGGGTCTTGTTTTACGCTAACTCTGCCGGTTGCTCGATGA
- a CDS encoding DUF938 domain-containing protein, whose amino-acid sequence MKPYAESCEQNKHAILAVLRQELMHARELLEIGSGTGQHAVFFAVELPHLRWQTSDVRAHHAGIEAWISEQGPDNVLPPLALDVATDPWPDTDYDAVFSANTVHIMGWPEVERLFAGIGRILRPGGRFCLYGPFNVDGRFTSPSNAAFERWLKSRDARSGIRDKAELDTLAAQAGLERAADYTMPANNNILVWVKAGD is encoded by the coding sequence ATGAAACCCTACGCCGAATCCTGCGAGCAGAACAAGCACGCCATCCTGGCGGTGTTACGTCAGGAGCTGATGCACGCCCGGGAGCTGCTGGAGATCGGCAGCGGCACCGGCCAGCATGCAGTCTTTTTCGCCGTCGAGCTGCCCCACCTGCGCTGGCAGACCAGCGATGTGCGCGCACACCACGCCGGCATCGAGGCCTGGATCAGCGAACAGGGGCCGGACAATGTGCTCCCCCCGCTGGCGCTGGACGTGGCCACCGATCCCTGGCCCGACACCGACTACGACGCCGTGTTCAGCGCCAACACCGTGCACATCATGGGCTGGCCGGAGGTGGAAAGGCTATTTGCGGGTATCGGGCGGATATTGCGTCCGGGCGGGCGCTTCTGCCTCTACGGGCCATTCAACGTCGACGGCAGATTCACCTCGCCCAGCAATGCCGCATTCGAGCGCTGGCTGAAGTCGCGGGATGCCAGGAGCGGGATTCGGGACAAGGCCGAGCTGGATACGCTGGCGGCGCAGGCCGGACTCGAGCGCGCGGCCGATTACACCATGCCGGCCAACAACAATATTCTGGTGTGGGTGAAAGCCGGAGACTGA
- a CDS encoding pteridine reductase, giving the protein MQDRVILITGGVHRIGAVIARTLHKEGARLVLHYRASRSAAQALQKELNALRADSVVLVRADLLDQAALPAVIGDALATWGRLDVLINNASSFYPTPLGSVSETEWDDLIGTNLKAPFFLSQAAAPHIKQQRGCIVNIADIHAERPLKRFPVYSIAKAGLVMLTKSLACELGPEVRVNAIAPGAILWPERELDEVTQQRIVSRTFLKRQGSPRDIARAALFLIRDADYTSGQVITVDGGRSLNS; this is encoded by the coding sequence CTGCAGGATCGTGTGATCCTGATCACCGGCGGCGTGCATCGCATCGGCGCCGTGATCGCCCGCACCCTGCATAAAGAGGGCGCGCGACTGGTGCTGCACTATCGCGCCTCGCGCAGCGCCGCCCAGGCCCTGCAGAAAGAGCTCAACGCCCTGCGCGCCGATTCCGTGGTGCTGGTGCGCGCCGACCTGCTGGACCAGGCCGCGCTGCCCGCGGTGATCGGCGATGCCCTCGCCACCTGGGGGCGGCTTGACGTGCTGATCAATAACGCCTCCAGCTTTTATCCCACCCCGCTGGGCTCGGTGAGCGAGACCGAATGGGACGACCTCATCGGCACCAATCTCAAGGCACCCTTCTTTCTGTCCCAGGCGGCGGCGCCGCACATCAAGCAGCAGCGCGGCTGCATTGTTAACATCGCCGACATCCATGCCGAGCGACCGCTGAAACGCTTTCCGGTCTATAGTATCGCCAAGGCCGGGCTGGTGATGCTGACCAAGTCGCTGGCCTGCGAGCTGGGCCCCGAGGTGCGCGTCAACGCCATCGCCCCCGGCGCCATCCTCTGGCCGGAACGGGAGCTTGATGAGGTCACCCAGCAACGCATCGTCTCGCGCACCTTCCTCAAGCGCCAGGGCAGCCCGCGCGACATTGCCCGCGCCGCGCTGTTCCTGATCCGCGATGCCGACTACACCAGCGGCCAGGTCATCACCGTCGATGGCGGCCGTTCACTCAACAGCTAG
- a CDS encoding SAM-dependent methyltransferase has translation MSPVRPPESLLQLPTPDAEAQAHSERLISLITDEIAAAGGGISFARYMELALFAPGLGYYSAGASKFGEQGDFVTAPEISPLFSRALAQQVAEVLTALEPTGKATGSGEVLEVGGGTGCMAADMLAELETLGVLPARYSILELSADLQARQHQTLSERVPHLLPRVQWLNALPASGFRGVVVANELLDALPVHCFRVHKRGMGEAGLRERWVGFEQGRFQWRSDDLAPAPVLQQQLPLALLDQLSGLPDGYESEVNLAAGAWVEALAERLAAGVVLLIDYGFPRHEYYHPQRSRGTLMCHYRHRAHDDPFVYPGLQDITAHVDFTAIAEAAVAAGLEVRGYNTQGLFLLGCGLAELAQRSEDPTAEHNERQQILQAQQIRRLTLPGEMGERFKVIALSRNYDHPLRGFALQDLRHQL, from the coding sequence ATGTCACCCGTACGTCCTCCCGAAAGCCTGTTGCAGCTACCCACGCCCGATGCCGAGGCGCAGGCCCACAGCGAAAGGCTCATCAGCCTGATCACCGACGAGATCGCCGCGGCGGGTGGTGGCATCAGCTTTGCCCGTTACATGGAGCTGGCGCTGTTCGCGCCGGGGCTGGGCTATTACTCGGCGGGGGCCAGCAAGTTTGGCGAGCAGGGGGATTTTGTCACCGCCCCGGAGATCTCCCCGCTGTTCTCGCGGGCCCTGGCGCAACAGGTGGCGGAGGTGCTGACGGCGCTGGAACCAACAGGGAAGGCGACCGGCAGTGGCGAGGTGCTGGAGGTCGGTGGCGGCACCGGCTGCATGGCCGCCGACATGCTGGCCGAGCTGGAGACCCTGGGCGTCCTGCCGGCTCGCTACAGCATCCTGGAGCTGAGCGCCGATCTGCAGGCCCGCCAACACCAGACCCTCAGCGAACGGGTGCCCCACCTGCTGCCCCGGGTGCAGTGGCTGAACGCCCTGCCGGCGTCGGGCTTTCGCGGGGTGGTGGTGGCCAACGAGCTGCTGGATGCGCTGCCCGTGCACTGCTTCCGGGTGCACAAGCGGGGCATGGGCGAGGCGGGCCTGCGGGAACGCTGGGTCGGTTTTGAGCAGGGCCGTTTTCAGTGGCGCAGTGACGACTTGGCACCCGCGCCGGTGCTACAACAACAGCTGCCTCTCGCGCTGCTGGACCAGCTCAGCGGCCTGCCCGACGGCTATGAATCGGAAGTGAACCTGGCGGCCGGCGCCTGGGTCGAGGCGCTCGCCGAGCGGCTGGCGGCCGGTGTGGTGCTGCTCATCGACTACGGCTTCCCCCGCCATGAGTATTACCATCCGCAGCGCAGTCGCGGCACCCTGATGTGTCACTACCGGCATCGCGCCCACGACGACCCCTTCGTCTATCCCGGCCTGCAGGACATCACCGCCCACGTGGACTTCACCGCCATCGCCGAGGCCGCCGTGGCGGCCGGGCTGGAGGTGCGCGGGTATAATACCCAGGGGCTGTTCCTACTCGGCTGCGGGCTGGCGGAACTGGCGCAGCGCTCCGAGGACCCCACCGCAGAACACAATGAACGACAGCAGATCCTCCAGGCGCAGCAGATCCGCCGCCTGACCCTGCCCGGGGAGATGGGGGAGCGCTTCAAGGTGATCGCCCTGAGCCGGAATTATGACCATCCCCTGCGGGGCTTTGCCCTGCAGGATCTGCGTCATCAGCTTTGA